DNA sequence from the Pedobacter sp. W3I1 genome:
GCAGATTTCGCTAACTTCTTCGAAAGTTTAAAACCAATAAAATATATTAAAACATTAAGTTACGGCTTAGCGGCAAGTACACCTGTACGCCCTGTAACCGATAATTCTTTCACCTATTCGCTAACTATTACTTTTGCCAATATTGCAGACCATAATGCTTATCAGGAAGATAAAGTGCATTTAGATGCTGTAGAGAAATTCTCGAAAAACTGGTACAGGGTAGTAGTGCACGATACGGTTGTTTCTTAATAAAATCTAGCCACGGAAACAAGAAGTACACGGAATCCCTTTGTCTCGTCATCCTGGTGGATAATTAATAAATATTAGTGAGAAAGGGTTTTTAAGAGATGATAATCCTCTAGAAATCGTCATTCCCAACTAAATTGGAAATCGTAATGCCATAAACTTTAAGATTTCCGCCTGCGCGAGAATGACGACCATTCGAGGAATCTGCCAATAGTAGTGAAGGATCTTTTAAAGAATGAAAATAGAATATATAAATGCGCTCAAGTGAATACAGATATTCATCTGGGCGCATTCTTTTTGCCATGTAAAATGCGATGAAGATATTTTAGGATTTAAGATAAATCGTCATTTCGACCGAAGTGGAGAAATCTTTGAAGTATCCAATTAAACATATTTAAAGATTTCTCTTCCTGTAATCTCCAGGGATTTAAAAATTAACTTTGTTAAGAAAAACACCAAACCTCCCATTTATTTGGCAAAATGAGCACATAAAATTATATTTTGTTAATGTAATTAAAAATCAATATATCAACCAGTTATGCTAATTCACTTAAATAAAGAGTAACATTTAACCTGATGTTCGGAGTTAAAAATACCTTAAAATTCAAAATATAATTCCGAAAAGCAAATAAAATGTCTGGTAATCAAATAGTTATATTATTAAATCGCTAATATTGATGCCTGTTATATGCAGCAGTAAAATCAGAACGCATTAGTTTAAACCGGGCTATTACTGTTTGAATAAATGCTTCGTCTATAATTTCGAACACATCATTAACTCCACCTCCACTTAGATCAAGCTCAGCAAGTTTATAACTTTGCTCAAAGGTACCCTGCTCAAACTTTACGATATATTTTTGATTCATCAAAAAAATGGTAATCTTACATTCCGGATGTGGAAGTTCTGCTACTACTCTCATTTATTTATATTTTTATTTACAATTCAACAGACGTACCATTAAGCGTACCCCAGCTATCTACAATCGAGAAACGGGCAAACAACTCTTCTCTGTACCATTCGCGCTCCCTGGTAAGTTTAATCACATCAGCATGATCAACAGATTTGTAAGCATAATTTTTCATACTATCCGCATCAGTCCAGATGGAGAAGGTGGCTTGATCGAAAAATGGATTTTCTCCAATACCTGCTGATAAGATAAAACCTGGAGCAGTGCGCATGGCGTCAGCCGCCCTTTTTATATTCTGCCTAAACTCTTTTAACCTGTTAAATTTAATCGCTGCCCTGGTAATTACAGCAATCTTACCTGCATGGATGTTATTTGTCTTTTCAGCTTTAAATGGCTGTATTCCTGACCATAATCCATGACTAGATAAAGGGTTTAATAAGATGGTAAAACTTTCAATTCCAAAGAAACTAAACCATTTCATCACAAAAGAATCGCGATAAAAACCGTCACAATCATTCCGGTTATCCCAGATAGTAAGTACCGCCCAATGCTTATAATCAGGAGCTAAATCTACCTGGGCATCTTTTCCACTTCCCATTAGCTTCCAAAATCTACAGCTTTTACTTAACCATAGCGGCAACCTTAAAATCGCCATCCCGATAAAAGCAAAGGGAATGGTAAGGCTACGGAATTTGGTAATGGTTAAGGCTACAATCATAAACTCACGATTAATTATGCCCAAAACTAAGGATTTTAAGAATAGGTTATCATTCAAATTTTCGTCATTAAAAATCACTGTTGCTATAGATCTCACAAATCATAATTAACTTTGATTATAGAACATTTAAAATGGCAGAAGATTTAACCATTACCAGAAATACATCAAAGGAAGAACAATATCAATCGATCATCCCTCAGATAGATGCCTTGCTTTACGGCGAAACAGATTTTATTGCAAACCTCGCCAATGTTTCAGCAGCACTTAAAGAACAGTTTAACTGGTTCTGGGTAGGGTTTTACCTGATTAAAGAGGACGAATTGGTGCTAGGTCCATTTCAGGGCCCGGTAGCCTGTACGCGGATTAAAAAAGGGAAAGGAGTATGCGGGGCATCCTGGCAACAAGCAGAAACCATTATCGTTCCTGACGTTGAAGAATTTCCTGGCCACATTGCCTGTGCATCTGCTTCCAAATCAGAAATTGTTTTACCCTTGATTGTGAAGGGGGAAGTGATTGGGGTTTTAGATGTTGACAGCGAAGTTCTAAATAAATTTGATGAAACAGATAAATCTTATTTAGAGCAAGTTATATCAATTTTATTAAATAGATAGTTAATGTAAATACATTGAAGTTAAAAGAAGAATATTACCTGAATGAAGATGTGGTTAGCCTAGCTAAAGATTTGCTGGGTAAGATACTGTACACCAAAATCGATAACGAAATCACTGCAGGAATCATCGTCGAGACCGAAGCTTATTTTGGCATAAAGGATAAAGCTTCGCATGCTTATGGTGGCCGCAGAACCAACCGAACAGAAACCATGTATGGTAGTGGGGGTGTTGCTTATGTATATCTCTGTTACGGCATGCATAACCTCTTCAATATTGTGAGTTCAAAAGAAGACGATCCTCACGCTGTTTTAATTAGGGGCATCGAGCCTTTGATTGGGATTGATATTATCGAGCAAAGAAGAAATATGCCACATACAAAAGGAGCTATTTCGGCTGGTCCGGGTTCTGCAGCAAAAGCACTAGGGATAGATAGAGCTTTTAACGCTAAAAATCTTACCGGTGATGAAATCTGGATCGAAGACCATGCTATCCGGTATCAAAACGAAGATATTGCAGCTACGCCCCGGGTGGGCATTGCATATGCCAAAGAGCATGCTTTATTACCTTGGCGGTTCTTTGTAAAAGGCAACAAATATGTAAGTAAACCAAATAAGGTTTAAATTAACAGAAACCTTTTAGCGAACTTCCTGTTTTTCTTTTAAATAATTAAAAGATGAAAAACGAGAAAAACATAGCAATCCTGAAAGAAATGGCAGAAAGCGTACGCACCTGTATGTTTACCACATTTTCTTCAGCAGACGAATTAGGAAGCAGACCAATGGGTACAGCAAAAATTGAAGATGATGGCAGCTTATGGTTTTATACCAACGAATACTCACTTAAATCAAAGGAAATCTCAAAAGAAAACAATGTACTGCTTGCTTATAGCGATCCATCAAAAAACACTTATTTAACGGTAAAGGGTAAGGCCGAACTGGTAGATGATAAAGTACGTAAAGAAGCTTATTTTTCTCCATTTATTAAGGCCTGGTTTCCCGATGGAATAGAAGATCCAAGATTAATTCTGATAAAAGTTACTCCTGAAGAAGCTGAATACTGGGATGCTTCATCATCAAAAATAGTGGTCTTATTTAGTATGTTAAAAGCGGTTGTTACCGGAGATGCACCCGACCTGGGTAAGCACGATACGATTAAATTTTAATAATCTGAAAGAATCGAAAAGCAGGATTGGAAACAATACCTGCTTTTTTTGTAATATTGGCGCAATGAATTTCGAAAACACCCTATCCTTTGCTAAGTCACTTGATGAAGCTGATCAGCTCCGCCATTTTAGGTCACAGTTTTTATTTCCAAATCACAATAATAAAGAATTTATATACCTGTGTGGTAATTCATTAGGGCTTCAACCTAAAGCTGCAAGTGAAGTTATGAAAGGTCAGCTTGATAATTGGGCCAATTACGCCGTAGAAGGTTGGTTTGATGGGAATGAGCCCTGGATGTTCTACCATAAAGCGCTTAAAAAGTTAATGGCACCTATTGTTGGTGCATTACCATCAGAGGTTTGCCCAATGAATACCTTAACCGTGAATCTCCATTTGTTAATGGTTAGCTTCTATCAGCCCAAAGGCAAACGCTTTAAAATTATTATGGAAGGCGGCGCATTCCCATCCGATCAATACGCAATAGAAAGCCAGGTGAGATTTCATGGTTTCGATCCAAAAGAAGCGATTATAGAAGTTTTTCCTAGGAATGGTGAAGAGATACTTCGCACTGAAGATATTATAGCTCAGATCAAAGAAAATGCCAATGAAATCGCATTAGTGTTGTTCGGAGGAATCAATTATTATACAGGGCAGTGGTATGATATGGAAACCATCACCAAAGCTGGGCATGAAATTGGGGCAATTGTAGGATGGGATTTAGCACATGCTGCAGGTAATGTTCCTGTAAAGCTTCACGATTGGGATATAGATTTTGCGTGCTGGTGCTCGTACAAATATCAAAATTCAGGTCCGGGAGGAATAAGCGGAATCTTTGTTCATGAAAAACATTTCAGTAATACCGAATTGAATCGCTTCGCCGGATGGTGGGGCTATCAGGAAAGTAAACGTTTTAAAATGGAAAAAGGCTTTATTCCTGAAGCTGGTGCAGACGGTTGGCAGGTAAGCTGCACACAGGTAATGCCTATGGCTTTATACCATGCATCACTGCAGATTTTCGAACAGGCCGGCTTTATCGAACCGCTTAGAAATAAAAGTATTACTTTAACTGCTTATCTGGAATTTATTATAAATGAAGTAAATAAAGAACTGGGAGTAGAGCAGTATACAATCATCACACCTAAGATAGCTAAAGATAGAGGCGCACAATTATCCATCATTGCGCAACGAAATGGCAAACAGATTTTTGATGGTTTGATGGCCTGCCACGTACTGGGCGACTGGCGCGAACCTGATGTAATTCGCTTAAGCGCCGTTCCACTTTACAATTCTTTCGAGGATGTTTATTTGGCTGGACAGGCACTTTTAAAAGTAA
Encoded proteins:
- a CDS encoding pyridoxamine 5'-phosphate oxidase family protein — encoded protein: MKNEKNIAILKEMAESVRTCMFTTFSSADELGSRPMGTAKIEDDGSLWFYTNEYSLKSKEISKENNVLLAYSDPSKNTYLTVKGKAELVDDKVRKEAYFSPFIKAWFPDGIEDPRLILIKVTPEEAEYWDASSSKIVVLFSMLKAVVTGDAPDLGKHDTIKF
- a CDS encoding Dabb family protein; translated protein: MIETQTADKGQIQHFVMFWLKPQLTKTEIADFANFFESLKPIKYIKTLSYGLAASTPVRPVTDNSFTYSLTITFANIADHNAYQEDKVHLDAVEKFSKNWYRVVVHDTVVS
- a CDS encoding GAF domain-containing protein gives rise to the protein MAEDLTITRNTSKEEQYQSIIPQIDALLYGETDFIANLANVSAALKEQFNWFWVGFYLIKEDELVLGPFQGPVACTRIKKGKGVCGASWQQAETIIVPDVEEFPGHIACASASKSEIVLPLIVKGEVIGVLDVDSEVLNKFDETDKSYLEQVISILLNR
- a CDS encoding DNA-3-methyladenine glycosylase, whose translation is MKLKEEYYLNEDVVSLAKDLLGKILYTKIDNEITAGIIVETEAYFGIKDKASHAYGGRRTNRTETMYGSGGVAYVYLCYGMHNLFNIVSSKEDDPHAVLIRGIEPLIGIDIIEQRRNMPHTKGAISAGPGSAAKALGIDRAFNAKNLTGDEIWIEDHAIRYQNEDIAATPRVGIAYAKEHALLPWRFFVKGNKYVSKPNKV
- a CDS encoding DUF3291 domain-containing protein; this translates as MGIINREFMIVALTITKFRSLTIPFAFIGMAILRLPLWLSKSCRFWKLMGSGKDAQVDLAPDYKHWAVLTIWDNRNDCDGFYRDSFVMKWFSFFGIESFTILLNPLSSHGLWSGIQPFKAEKTNNIHAGKIAVITRAAIKFNRLKEFRQNIKRAADAMRTAPGFILSAGIGENPFFDQATFSIWTDADSMKNYAYKSVDHADVIKLTREREWYREELFARFSIVDSWGTLNGTSVEL
- the kynU gene encoding kynureninase, giving the protein MNFENTLSFAKSLDEADQLRHFRSQFLFPNHNNKEFIYLCGNSLGLQPKAASEVMKGQLDNWANYAVEGWFDGNEPWMFYHKALKKLMAPIVGALPSEVCPMNTLTVNLHLLMVSFYQPKGKRFKIIMEGGAFPSDQYAIESQVRFHGFDPKEAIIEVFPRNGEEILRTEDIIAQIKENANEIALVLFGGINYYTGQWYDMETITKAGHEIGAIVGWDLAHAAGNVPVKLHDWDIDFACWCSYKYQNSGPGGISGIFVHEKHFSNTELNRFAGWWGYQESKRFKMEKGFIPEAGADGWQVSCTQVMPMALYHASLQIFEQAGFIEPLRNKSITLTAYLEFIINEVNKELGVEQYTIITPKIAKDRGAQLSIIAQRNGKQIFDGLMACHVLGDWREPDVIRLSAVPLYNSFEDVYLAGQALLKVSKDVLLTNAHQIKN